A window of Candidatus Atribacteria bacterium ADurb.Bin276 contains these coding sequences:
- a CDS encoding Peptidase family M28, translated as MDLKPDNQTGAIGITLQFLKNLGARPACSAKEKICAQWLKNQLLSFGLEVIEDEFPSLATYTWPYLLIWIGLILSVVLMNISAPIALFLSVLITVIEYFEMNSFPVLTTLFKWKKSINIIGKKIQKPPIILFSHIDSATPSIFFDPRFISNPYLSVQLTIFSSVAICCFALMNLIFSWNFLYILSWIPAAYLILLSVGHIHREFFMEPSPGGNDNGSGVTVCLEVARQLANENIPFWVVFTGSEESGTNGALAFEKKYRSIIGESFILNCDNCGAGHLVAASKEGMWSVFNSDRRLIEQVKEVSHNLSLPIEIRPYLGLSTDATPFLARGYRALTFIALNKKGLPVNWHWKTDTIDAVEPENLISTCNLICSLLHSIPK; from the coding sequence ATGGATTTAAAACCGGATAATCAAACTGGAGCGATTGGTATCACGCTTCAATTTTTAAAAAATCTCGGAGCACGCCCGGCTTGTTCGGCAAAAGAAAAGATCTGTGCCCAGTGGCTCAAGAACCAGCTGCTCAGTTTCGGATTAGAAGTTATCGAAGATGAGTTTCCTTCATTGGCAACCTATACCTGGCCTTATTTGTTGATCTGGATAGGCTTGATCCTTTCAGTAGTTCTCATGAATATATCGGCTCCAATTGCTTTATTTCTTTCAGTTTTAATCACCGTTATCGAATACTTTGAAATGAACAGTTTTCCAGTTCTGACAACTTTGTTTAAGTGGAAGAAGTCGATAAATATTATTGGGAAAAAGATTCAAAAACCACCGATCATCCTTTTTTCTCATATTGATTCGGCTACCCCTTCAATATTTTTCGATCCTCGTTTTATTAGCAATCCCTACCTTTCGGTTCAGCTTACTATCTTTTCTTCGGTAGCTATTTGTTGTTTTGCTTTGATGAACCTTATCTTTTCCTGGAACTTTTTATATATCCTATCCTGGATTCCCGCCGCCTATCTTATTCTGCTTTCGGTGGGTCATATCCATCGTGAGTTTTTCATGGAGCCCTCGCCAGGTGGAAATGATAACGGTAGTGGAGTCACTGTCTGCCTTGAGGTAGCTCGCCAGTTAGCCAATGAAAACATTCCTTTTTGGGTGGTCTTTACTGGTTCAGAGGAATCGGGCACGAATGGCGCGCTCGCTTTTGAGAAAAAATACCGCTCAATCATTGGTGAATCTTTTATCTTAAATTGTGATAATTGTGGCGCTGGCCATTTAGTAGCTGCCTCTAAAGAAGGCATGTGGTCGGTTTTTAACTCCGACCGAAGGTTAATTGAACAGGTGAAAGAAGTTTCCCACAACTTATCCTTACCGATCGAAATCCGGCCCTATCTCGGGCTTTCTACTGATGCTACTCCCTTCTTAGCTCGTGGGTATCGGGCTCTCACCTTTATTGCTCTCAACAAAAAAGGTCTGCCGGTAAACTGGCATTGGAAGACCGATACCATTGACGCAGTAGAACCGGAAAATTTGATATCAACCTGCAACTTGATTTGTTCTTTGCTGCATAGCATCCCCAAATGA
- a CDS encoding 3-hydroxyanthranilate 3,4-dioxygenase, whose amino-acid sequence MDKVNVKEKLKKFEQLWNPKIIGEMNELYIKVAKLKGEFVWHHHDNEDEMFYVVKGKLVIKMRNKDIKLEEGEFYIIPKGIEHLPVAEEEVHVMLFEPKSTLNTGNLRNERTQDNLDWI is encoded by the coding sequence ATGGATAAAGTGAACGTAAAAGAAAAATTGAAAAAATTCGAGCAGTTATGGAATCCAAAAATTATAGGAGAAATGAATGAATTATACATCAAGGTCGCAAAACTAAAAGGAGAATTTGTGTGGCATCATCATGATAACGAGGATGAGATGTTTTATGTAGTCAAGGGAAAACTGGTTATAAAAATGAGAAATAAAGATATTAAATTAGAAGAAGGAGAATTTTACATCATTCCAAAAGGAATTGAACATCTACCGGTTGCCGAAGAAGAGGTTCATGTTATGCTGTTTGAACCAAAATCAACGTTGAATACGGGTAACCTAAGAAACGAAAGAACTCAAGATAATCTGGACTGGATATAA
- the ywqN gene encoding putative NAD(P)H-dependent FMN-containing oxidoreductase YwqN, translating into MKKILGVIGSPRKKGNTHVLVSQILSGAESQGFVQDQVFLNDLHIEECIGCHACWKIGSCVKQDDMNILYQKILESQVIVFGTPVYWYGPTALMKGFIDRFVYYNCPQNRPKIKGKCAVIVIPFEEQDMKAVNPVIDFFETSLNYLEMNIVGKIIVPGVTLRGEVKNKPEYLEKAYHLGKSLK; encoded by the coding sequence ATGAAAAAGATTCTGGGAGTTATTGGGAGCCCTCGCAAAAAAGGAAATACTCATGTATTGGTGTCACAAATTCTATCAGGAGCTGAAAGCCAAGGATTTGTGCAAGATCAAGTATTTCTCAACGATTTACACATTGAAGAATGTATTGGGTGTCATGCCTGTTGGAAAATCGGAAGTTGTGTAAAGCAAGATGATATGAATATCCTTTATCAAAAAATTCTGGAAAGCCAGGTTATCGTTTTTGGAACACCGGTTTATTGGTATGGACCAACTGCTTTAATGAAGGGTTTTATTGATCGTTTTGTTTATTATAATTGTCCTCAAAATCGACCCAAGATCAAGGGTAAATGTGCGGTTATTGTAATTCCCTTTGAAGAGCAAGACATGAAAGCCGTTAATCCGGTTATTGACTTCTTTGAGACAAGTTTAAACTACTTAGAAATGAATATAGTGGGGAAAATTATCGTTCCCGGAGTGACTCTAAGGGGAGAGGTAAAAAATAAACCTGAATACCTGGAAAAAGCCTATCATTTAGGAAAAAGCTTAAAATAG
- a CDS encoding Acetyltransferase (GNAT) family protein, which translates to MIIRKYNKEHDEDNLMALIKNEGQGWSCYWADNLSEKYKAALKNSITYVAFEGDVLCGYSRSIDDCGFYVYVCDLLVRPEYRRKNIGKRLMECIYEDYPERIVFVMSDIDEYYKKLGYKREGSIFEVTKGI; encoded by the coding sequence ATGATAATAAGAAAGTATAATAAAGAACACGATGAAGACAATCTCATGGCGCTGATTAAAAACGAAGGCCAAGGATGGTCTTGCTATTGGGCAGATAATCTCTCCGAGAAATATAAAGCAGCGCTTAAAAATTCTATTACTTACGTAGCTTTTGAAGGAGACGTCCTCTGCGGATACTCCCGTTCGATTGATGATTGCGGGTTCTACGTTTATGTATGTGATTTACTGGTCAGACCGGAATATAGAAGGAAAAATATTGGCAAAAGACTTATGGAATGCATCTATGAAGATTACCCAGAACGGATTGTTTTTGTTATGTCCGATATTGATGAGTATTATAAGAAACTTGGCTACAAGCGAGAAGGCTCAATATTTGAGGTAACAAAAGGAATTTAA
- a CDS encoding putative zinc ribbon domain protein, translated as MVSTYQPQGPYCQSCSMPMQKLEDFGTNSNGNQNQEYCRYCYQNGNFTDPDITVEQMIEKCVDIMKKMNLPDMQIEQAKKYIPMLKRWSTKSV; from the coding sequence ATGGTGAGTACCTATCAACCGCAGGGACCATATTGTCAAAGTTGTTCTATGCCGATGCAAAAGCTAGAAGATTTTGGTACCAATAGTAACGGCAACCAAAATCAAGAATATTGCCGATATTGTTATCAAAACGGGAATTTTACCGACCCAGATATCACCGTGGAACAAATGATTGAAAAATGCGTCGATATTATGAAAAAGATGAACCTTCCCGATATGCAAATTGAGCAGGCTAAAAAATATATTCCGATGCTCAAAAGATGGAGCACAAAATCAGTTTAG
- a CDS encoding 5'-nucleotidase: MKGIITKSLIEKIFQPASLQRWNDQIRPIEFTELDKQAHKMIIAWILGKIEEDEEGLLIDWRKMIEYGIFQYFQRTILTDLKPQIYHSLLAQNEARKKLNDFVQREMEESLAHLSVDFYNKFIQFISSNPEDEDFNSIEFKLVSAAHFLATQWEFNVIAHFSPPLFGVESTREEIQSQVDKHLEIKSVKKILYLDKNLRNFIDLCGQLRFQRRWAHIERIPKTSVLGHMLIVAMLSYFLSLFIEPEPCAKRIYNNWYGALFHDLPEVLTRDIISPVKRALGDLETLIKEEESDQISKKLKPLLKEDWYDEILYFTMNEFETKILDEKKNIRHLENDIIPNQYNYDQYSPIDGKLIKTCDKIAAFLETYFSIINGVASPQLIEAKGKLFNELKNKKLDGIDIFLIIDLFR, encoded by the coding sequence ATGAAGGGGATTATTACCAAAAGCTTAATCGAAAAGATATTTCAACCAGCCAGTCTACAGCGATGGAACGATCAGATTCGACCGATCGAATTTACTGAACTTGATAAACAAGCCCATAAAATGATCATTGCCTGGATTCTGGGAAAAATTGAGGAAGATGAAGAAGGCCTATTGATTGATTGGAGAAAAATGATTGAATATGGCATATTCCAGTATTTTCAAAGGACCATCTTAACCGATCTAAAACCTCAAATATATCATTCTCTATTGGCTCAAAATGAAGCCAGAAAAAAGCTGAATGATTTTGTTCAGAGAGAAATGGAGGAAAGCCTCGCTCATCTTTCGGTGGATTTTTATAACAAGTTTATTCAATTCATATCATCCAACCCAGAAGATGAAGACTTCAACTCAATCGAGTTTAAACTGGTCAGTGCAGCTCATTTTTTAGCGACCCAATGGGAGTTCAACGTCATTGCTCATTTTAGTCCTCCCCTCTTTGGTGTTGAATCAACAAGAGAGGAGATTCAATCTCAAGTTGACAAACACCTGGAAATTAAAAGCGTTAAAAAGATCCTCTATCTGGATAAGAATCTGAGAAATTTTATTGATCTTTGCGGACAACTGCGATTTCAAAGGAGATGGGCTCATATCGAGAGAATTCCCAAAACTTCGGTCTTGGGGCATATGCTGATTGTTGCTATGTTAAGCTACTTTCTTTCCTTATTTATAGAACCTGAGCCTTGTGCAAAGCGGATTTATAACAATTGGTATGGAGCGCTCTTCCATGACTTACCAGAAGTACTTACCCGAGATATTATCTCTCCGGTCAAGAGGGCCCTCGGTGATTTGGAAACTCTCATCAAAGAGGAAGAATCAGACCAAATCAGCAAAAAACTCAAACCTCTGCTGAAAGAAGATTGGTATGATGAAATTTTGTATTTCACTATGAATGAATTTGAAACCAAGATCCTGGATGAGAAGAAAAATATTCGCCATTTGGAAAACGATATCATCCCAAATCAGTATAATTACGATCAATACTCTCCTATTGATGGGAAGCTCATAAAAACCTGTGACAAAATCGCTGCTTTCCTTGAGACCTACTTCTCTATAATAAATGGAGTTGCTTCGCCCCAGCTTATCGAAGCAAAAGGAAAGTTATTTAATGAATTAAAAAACAAAAAATTAGATGGAATCGACATTTTTTTAATCATCGATCTTTTTAGATGA